The nucleotide window AGGAGCACGAACCCGACTTCCGCTACTGGTACCGTGAGCAGGGCGGGGCGGACTACCGCGGCGAGCCGGAACTCCAGGACGCCTTCCACGAGTGGTTCGCCGACGGCGGGCGCGCACCCGAGGACTACGAACCGGTCGAGCACGTCGATACCGATCCGACGGCGGTCCCGTCGGTGTCGGGCACGGGTTCGGCGGCCGATGCCGAACAGGAGGCTCAGAGCGTGGATCTCGACAGCCTCGACATCTGATGGGGGTCGCCGTCGCCGTCGTCGATGCCGAGACGCCGGGCAACGTCGGGACGATCGCGCGGGCGATGAAGAACTTCGGGTTCGATAGTTTGCAACTCGTCGATCCACCCGACCTCGATCCCGACGGCGAGGCCTACGGCTTCGCCGGTCACGCCCGCGAGGACGTCCTGCCGAACCACGACGTGCTCACGTTCGACGAACTGGTTTCGGAGTTCTACACGGTGGGGTTCACCGCCATGACCGGCCGTGACGAGGGACGACACGTCCGCTATCCGTTCAAAACGCCGGCCGAACTCGCGGACCATCTCGCCGACGTCGAGAGCGACGTCGCGCTCGTCTTCGGGCGCGAGGGCACGGGACTCTCGAACGAGGAGTTCGCCCGCATCGACGAGGTCTGTTCGATCCCGGCCAGCCCCGATTACCCGGTTCTCAATCTCGGCCAGGCGGCCACGGTCGCGCTCTACGAGCTTCGGAATCTCACGCTCGACGAGGTACATCACCCGGATCGCCGTGATCGTGCCGACGAGCGCGCGCTCGAAGGACTCTACGACCAGTTCCAGTCGTTTCTGGGTGCCATCGACCGTCCGGACGAGAAACGTGCGAAAGCCGAGCGCATGCTCCGGCGTGTGCTCGGACGCGCCCACCCGACAGGGCGCGAAGTCACGACGCTACGGGGACTGTTCCGTCGGGCGGAGATGCAGATCGATCGCGCGCGAGACGAAGAGCCGTAGCCGACCACCGCCGACTACAGGTTCGGTGTCAGCTGTTGTTCGGTATCTCCTTCGTCGATAATCAGCGTGTTTTCGACGAGGTTGCCGTGTGCGCGCCGGAACCGCTCCGAGAGCGCCTGATGGGAGATATCGAGCTCGTCGGCGAGATCGGCGACCGAGAGATCGCGTGGCACCTCGTAGTAGCCGTGCTCGAACGCCGCGTCCAGGGCTTCGGCCTGCTCCTCGGTGAGGCCGAAACGGGCGTGGCGTTCGTTTTCCATCGCGTAGATCGCCTCGACGTCGATCTCGATGTCGTGTTCCCGACAGAAATCGTACGTTCGTGACAGCGAATCGCGGTCGGGAAAGAGCAGTCTGAGCTGCCAGCGCCGGTTCTCGCTTTCGGCGTTCAACACGGTCGCCTGCTCTTCGAGCAGCGCGTGGACGACGAACTGGACGCGAGCGACCCACTCCATCCGGTAGAGCCACTCGCCGTCGAGATCGGAGAGCAGTTCGACGTTGTCGACGCTCGGGTCCGACTCGAAGGCGTCTTCGAGCGCCTCACGGTCGGGCGCGCTTGCCCAGACGAACGGCATGACGCGGTCGGCGTCGTGGGCGACGACCCGCTCGACGTCGAAGGTGACCCCGGGCACTCGTTCGATGGTCTCGCCGAGCGCGAACGTCTCTGCGGCGACCGATAGTTCGCCGATGGTGCTCATTTGCCCAGTGGTGGGCTCCGCGGCCGAATAACTATTTCCCTCCCTGGCATGCCGAGTGCGAGGGCCGAACCCGTTTTGTTGAAGTGTCCGAAGCCAATATACGGGGCAATGAGTGAGGACTTCTACTCGGTGCTCGGCGTCTCGCGCGACGCCGGCGAGGACGAAATCAAACAGGCCTATCGCAAGAAGGCCGCCGAGTACCACCCCGATGTCTCCGACGACCCGAACGCCGACGAGAAGTTCAAACAGGCGAAGAAGGCAAAGGAGGTGCTCACCGACGACCAGAAACGGCAGGCCTACGACCAAATGGGTCACGAGCGCTTCGAGCAGGCCGAAAAACGCGGCGGGTTCGACGGCGGCGGTGCGGGGCGGGGCGGCGGCATGGGCGGTGCCGGTGGCGACCCCTTTGGAGGAATGGGTGGCGGCGGGATGGGCGGTGGCGGTCTCGGCGACATCTTCGAGCAGTTCTTCAACGGCGGTGGCGGTCGCGGCGGCGGTGGCCAGAGCGGCCCGCGACAGGGCTCCGATCTCAGAACCGACCTCACGATCGAACTGGAGGAGGCCGCCGCGGGTGCGGAAAAACAGTTCACCATCACCCGGCCCGAGACCTGCCCGGACTGTGAGGGGTCGGGCCATCCCGAAAGCGCCGACGCCGAGACCTGCCCGCAGTGTGACGGTCGCGGCCAGACGACCCAGGTCCAGCAGACCTCGCTCGGTCGCGTCCAACAGACACAGACCTGCCGTCGCTGTGGCGGCGACGGCACGCTCTACTCCGAGGACTGCTCGACCTGTGGCGGCGATGGCCACGTACGCAACGAGGCCAGCCTCTCGGTCGAGGTCCCACCGGGCATCCGCGACGGCCAGACCCTCCGCATGGAGCGTGAAGGCGCACCCGGCGAGAACGGCGGGCCGAACGGCGACCTCCTCATCGAGATCAGCGTGCGCAAACACCCCGAGTTCGATCGCGAGGGCGACGACCTCGCCCACCGCGCGGCCATCTCCTTCCCGCAGGCGACCTTCGGCGCGACGATCGAAGTCCCCACCCTGGACGGCACCGTCGAGATGGACGTCCCTGCGGGCACTCAGAGCGGCGAGACCTTCCGCCTCGAAGGCAAGGGCATGCCCCGCCTGCGCCGTCGTGGCACCGGCGACCTCTTCGTCCGAACGCAGGTCGTCACGCCCGACGAACTGAACGAGGATCAACGCGACGCGCTCGAAGCGTTCGCCGAAGCCGGCGGTGAGGAGATCGAGGTCGAGGAAGGCTTCTTCGAGAAGCTCAAACACTCGCTCTAGAGCCCCACTTTTTTACTCGTCGGGGTTCGCGCGAAGCGCGAACCACTCCTCGCAAAAACCTGGACTAAAAAGAACCGCTCACTCGGCCTTCGGCCTCGTTCGCGGCGAACCGCGCTCGCTACGCTCACGCGGACACAACCACTCCGCTACTGCACAGCACAGCACCGCCGAAGCCCTCGGGGCGCGCTCACTTCGTTCGCTACTCACTCCCTCCGGTCGTTCGCGCCCTTCGCCCTTCATCCACCAGGACCGCACCGCCACCGCGGCCGCGCGGCCGGCAGGCCAGCGCGAGCCACCGAGTATAACCGTCGGCGAGCGCTGATGTCGACATGGCAGAGACAGAATCCGCCGTCGAGACGTTTCTGGACCGTGCAGATGCGGTCTTCGAGGATTACGAGAACGGTTACGTGGACCCCGATGCGGCGCTGTCGACGCTCGAATCGCACGTCGACACGCTGCGCGAGGATCTCGAATCGTAGCGAAAACCTGTACAGTTATCGCATCTCGGGCCGCGAGTAGTGATATGATGGACTTCTCGAACCGGGTCGAATCGGTCGCCATCAGTGGCATCCGCGAAGTGTTCGAGGCGGCCGGCGGCGACGCCATCAACCTCGGCCTTGGACAGCCCGACTTCCCGACGCCCGACCACGCCCGTCAGGCCGCCATCGACGCCATCGAGAGCGGCGCGGCCGACGGCTACACCTCGAACGCCGGAATTCCCAAGCTCCGCGAGGCGGTGAGCGACAAACACGCCCGGGACAACGACCTCGATGTCGATCCGGACGAGGTTATCGCCACCGCCGGCGGCAGCGAGGCGCTCCACCTCGCGATGGAGGCCCACGTGAGTTCAGGCGAGGAGGTGATCGTTCCCGATCCCGGCTTCGTCTCCTACGCCGCGCTGACGAACCTCGCGGGCGGCGAACCCGTTCCGATCGAACTCCGCGAGGATCTCACGATGAGTCCCAGCGCAGTCGAAGCGGCGATCACCGACGACACCGCCGCGTTCGTCGTCAACAGCCCCGCGAACCCCACCGGGGCCGTCCAGAGCGAAGAGGACATGCGCGAGTTCGCCCGGATCGCCGACGAACACGACGTGCTCTGTATCTCGGACGAAGTCTACGAGCACATCGTCTTCGAGGGCGAACACCACAGTCCCATGAAGTTCGCCGAGACGGACAACGTCGTCGTGGTGAACGCCTGCTCGAAGGCCTACTCGATGACCGGCTGGCGGCTCGGCTGGGTCACGGCGAGCGAGCGCCGCACCGATCGCATGCTCCGCGTCCACCAGTACGTCCAGGCCTGCGCGAGCGCGCCCGCCCAGTACGCCGCCGCAGCCGCCCTCTCGGGCCCACAGGATCCCGTCCACGAGATGGTCGACGCCTTCGAACAGCGCCGCGATGTCCTGCTCGACGGGCTCGCCGACGCGGGTCTCGACACGCCCACGCCCGAGGGCGCGTTCTACGCGATGCCCGACGCGCCGGAGGGCTGGGTCGACGAGTGTCTCGACCGCGGCGTGGTCGTCGTCCCTGGCGAGGCCTTCGGCGACGGCGGCGAGGGCTACGCCCGCATCTCCTACGCGACGGGCATCGAGGAGCTCAAGGACGCCATCGAAGTCATGGACGACGCCGCGAGCGCGGTCCGCTGACACTATCGACGCTCCGCCGTACCGGTGATTTTTCGTAGCATATCGTGATCGGTACCAAACGCTATATCATAATATATTACTCGCGTCCGTGTTAATGTCTGTGTAATGGTTCGTCGAACAGACCGAACGAGAGTCTCCGTGTGTCATCGAGAACAGCCACAGCGGAACCGTCCCGATCGAGTCCGACCAATGTCCGGTGGTTGTCGATGAACGTCGCCGACAGATTGCTCAACGCCGAGCGCGAACACAGCACCTTCGTCTACGTCATCGCCGCCATCGCCGCGCTGAACGGGCTACTGTTCGGCTTCGATATCGGCGTCATCTCCGGTGCACTGCTCTATATCGACCAGACGTTCACCCTGTCGCCGTTTCTGGAAGGGGTCGTCACCAGCAGCGTGCTCGTGGGAGCGATGATCGGCGCGGCGACCGGCGGGAAACTGGCCGATCGGTTCGGCCGTCGCCGGCTGACGCTCGCGGGCGCGGCCGTCTTCTTCGTCGGATCGTTCGGGATGGCGCTGTCGCCGACGATCGAGTGGCTCGTCTTCTGGCGGGTCGTCGAGGGTACCGCCGTCGGCGTCGCGTCGATCGTCGGCCCGCTGTTGATCTCGGAGACCGCACCCTCCGACATCCGCGGCGCGCTCGGCTTCCTCCAGCAGCTGATGATCACGATCGGCATCCTGTTGGCGTACGTCGTCA belongs to Halococcus qingdaonensis and includes:
- a CDS encoding RNA methyltransferase, whose amino-acid sequence is MGVAVAVVDAETPGNVGTIARAMKNFGFDSLQLVDPPDLDPDGEAYGFAGHAREDVLPNHDVLTFDELVSEFYTVGFTAMTGRDEGRHVRYPFKTPAELADHLADVESDVALVFGREGTGLSNEEFARIDEVCSIPASPDYPVLNLGQAATVALYELRNLTLDEVHHPDRRDRADERALEGLYDQFQSFLGAIDRPDEKRAKAERMLRRVLGRAHPTGREVTTLRGLFRRAEMQIDRARDEEP
- a CDS encoding helix-turn-helix domain-containing protein produces the protein MSTIGELSVAAETFALGETIERVPGVTFDVERVVAHDADRVMPFVWASAPDREALEDAFESDPSVDNVELLSDLDGEWLYRMEWVARVQFVVHALLEEQATVLNAESENRRWQLRLLFPDRDSLSRTYDFCREHDIEIDVEAIYAMENERHARFGLTEEQAEALDAAFEHGYYEVPRDLSVADLADELDISHQALSERFRRAHGNLVENTLIIDEGDTEQQLTPNL
- the dnaJ gene encoding molecular chaperone DnaJ, with product MSEDFYSVLGVSRDAGEDEIKQAYRKKAAEYHPDVSDDPNADEKFKQAKKAKEVLTDDQKRQAYDQMGHERFEQAEKRGGFDGGGAGRGGGMGGAGGDPFGGMGGGGMGGGGLGDIFEQFFNGGGGRGGGGQSGPRQGSDLRTDLTIELEEAAAGAEKQFTITRPETCPDCEGSGHPESADAETCPQCDGRGQTTQVQQTSLGRVQQTQTCRRCGGDGTLYSEDCSTCGGDGHVRNEASLSVEVPPGIRDGQTLRMEREGAPGENGGPNGDLLIEISVRKHPEFDREGDDLAHRAAISFPQATFGATIEVPTLDGTVEMDVPAGTQSGETFRLEGKGMPRLRRRGTGDLFVRTQVVTPDELNEDQRDALEAFAEAGGEEIEVEEGFFEKLKHSL
- a CDS encoding pyridoxal phosphate-dependent aminotransferase, with translation MMDFSNRVESVAISGIREVFEAAGGDAINLGLGQPDFPTPDHARQAAIDAIESGAADGYTSNAGIPKLREAVSDKHARDNDLDVDPDEVIATAGGSEALHLAMEAHVSSGEEVIVPDPGFVSYAALTNLAGGEPVPIELREDLTMSPSAVEAAITDDTAAFVVNSPANPTGAVQSEEDMREFARIADEHDVLCISDEVYEHIVFEGEHHSPMKFAETDNVVVVNACSKAYSMTGWRLGWVTASERRTDRMLRVHQYVQACASAPAQYAAAAALSGPQDPVHEMVDAFEQRRDVLLDGLADAGLDTPTPEGAFYAMPDAPEGWVDECLDRGVVVVPGEAFGDGGEGYARISYATGIEELKDAIEVMDDAASAVR